The proteins below are encoded in one region of Streptomyces roseirectus:
- a CDS encoding DUF5667 domain-containing protein: MIANVSAHRRANAFAQALEDSDRGAAAEQSEGSPPAPAAAERTEQDRLLSLTSGLAELPKPELDPEVKVVQRAQLVAAMEAMLQGGEAPSVPEQRGHRAAKHRALGRLRPTSRLAKGLTAGGLSVGVAAGAFGGVAAASSDALPGDSLYGLKRGIEDFKLTYLTDDDTERGQAYLDQASTRLSEARRLMDRGRGGHLDHESLGEIRRTLSGMTHDATEGHRLLHEAYERDPDSLGPMRALSAFARAHRDAWGALRDSLPVQLGDVRDQVTMVFDAMDEEVAPLQSLLPPPPAQGTDPARSPGSSSARTTPSADDPAAPAPGRSTPDHTAPGRSSTPAAPSTPSDDGLLGGNTGGLLDPPKNLPTTPSLPSTTPPDVTIPPLLPGLLPGLGIDSEDAD; this comes from the coding sequence GTGATCGCGAACGTATCGGCACACCGGCGGGCGAACGCCTTCGCCCAGGCCCTGGAGGATTCCGACCGGGGCGCGGCGGCCGAGCAGTCCGAGGGATCACCGCCGGCACCGGCCGCCGCGGAGCGGACCGAGCAGGACAGGCTGCTGTCCCTGACGTCAGGCCTCGCGGAGCTGCCCAAACCGGAGCTGGACCCCGAGGTCAAGGTCGTCCAGCGGGCGCAGTTGGTCGCCGCGATGGAAGCGATGCTGCAAGGGGGCGAGGCCCCCTCGGTCCCTGAACAGCGCGGCCACCGCGCCGCGAAACACCGGGCGCTCGGCCGGCTGCGCCCGACCAGCCGGCTCGCCAAGGGCCTCACCGCGGGCGGCCTGAGCGTCGGCGTCGCGGCGGGCGCCTTCGGCGGGGTCGCCGCCGCGAGCTCGGACGCCCTGCCGGGCGACTCGCTGTACGGCCTCAAGCGCGGCATCGAGGACTTCAAGCTCACCTACCTGACGGACGACGACACCGAGCGCGGCCAGGCCTACCTCGACCAGGCGTCGACGCGCCTGAGCGAAGCCCGCCGCCTGATGGACCGAGGCCGCGGCGGCCACCTGGACCACGAGTCGCTGGGCGAGATCCGCCGCACTCTCTCGGGCATGACCCACGACGCGACGGAAGGCCACCGCCTCCTGCACGAGGCGTACGAGCGCGACCCGGACTCCCTGGGCCCGATGCGCGCCCTGTCCGCCTTCGCCCGCGCCCACCGCGACGCCTGGGGCGCCCTGCGCGACAGCCTCCCCGTCCAACTGGGCGACGTGCGCGACCAGGTCACCATGGTCTTCGACGCGATGGACGAAGAGGTGGCCCCCCTCCAGTCGCTCCTCCCCCCGCCCCCCGCCCAGGGCACGGACCCCGCCCGCTCGCCGGGCTCGTCCTCCGCCCGCACCACCCCGTCGGCCGACGACCCGGCCGCCCCCGCCCCCGGCCGCTCCACCCCGGACCACACCGCCCCGGGCCGCTCCTCCACCCCGGCCGCCCCCTCGACCCCGTCCGACGACGGTCTCCTGGGCGGCAACACCGGCGGCCTCCTCGACCCCCCGAAGAACCTCCCCACCACCCCGTCCCTGCCGTCCACCACCCCGCCCGACGTGACGATCCCCCCGCTGCTCCCCGGCCTCCTCCCCGGCCTGGGCATCGACAGCGAAGACGCCGACTGA
- a CDS encoding lysophospholipid acyltransferase family protein → MADAKVIPFDDDRARAGSVPRPVRRRGGPVKRGNGEVQPLPTRAPERDDVPVTPQEPRSVERRIAGGLSFLRRRLTGDYEVDDFGFDEELTDQVLMSLLRPVYEKYFRVEVKGIENIPAEGGALIVANHSGTLPLDGLMMQVAVHDHHPADRHLRLLAADLVFVLPVVNELARKLGHTLACAEDADRLLGQGELVGVMPEGFKGLGKPFGERYKLQRFGRGGFVSTALRRGAPIIPCSIVGAEEIYPMIGNAKTLARVLGFPYFPVTPTFPWLGPLGMVPLPTKWTIQFGEPIPTEGYPAEAAEDPMLMFNLTDQVREQIQHTLYKLLVQRRSVFF, encoded by the coding sequence ATGGCCGACGCCAAGGTCATTCCCTTCGACGACGACAGGGCGCGGGCGGGGAGTGTGCCGCGGCCGGTGCGACGCCGGGGCGGGCCGGTGAAACGCGGAAACGGTGAGGTCCAGCCCCTGCCCACCCGGGCCCCCGAGCGCGATGATGTTCCGGTGACACCACAGGAGCCGCGGTCCGTCGAGCGGCGTATCGCGGGCGGGCTGTCGTTCCTGCGGCGGCGGCTGACGGGGGACTACGAGGTCGACGACTTCGGGTTCGACGAGGAACTCACCGACCAGGTGCTGATGTCGCTGCTGCGGCCGGTGTACGAGAAGTACTTCCGGGTCGAGGTGAAGGGCATCGAGAACATCCCCGCCGAGGGGGGTGCGCTGATCGTCGCCAACCACTCCGGGACGCTGCCGCTGGACGGGCTGATGATGCAGGTCGCCGTCCACGACCACCACCCCGCCGACCGGCATCTGCGGCTGCTCGCCGCCGACCTGGTCTTCGTGCTGCCCGTCGTCAACGAGCTGGCCCGCAAGCTCGGGCACACGCTCGCCTGCGCGGAGGACGCCGACCGGCTGCTCGGCCAGGGGGAGCTGGTCGGCGTCATGCCCGAGGGGTTCAAGGGGCTCGGCAAGCCGTTCGGTGAGCGGTACAAGCTCCAGCGTTTCGGCCGGGGCGGCTTCGTGTCGACCGCGCTGCGCCGGGGCGCCCCGATCATTCCGTGCTCGATCGTCGGCGCGGAGGAGATCTACCCGATGATCGGCAACGCGAAGACGCTCGCGAGGGTGTTGGGGTTCCCGTACTTCCCGGTCACGCCGACGTTTCCGTGGCTGGGGCCGTTGGGGATGGTTCCGCTCCCGACGAAGTGGACGATTCAGTTCGGGGAGCCGATTCCTACGGAGGGGTATCCGGCCGAGGCTGCTGAGGATCCGATGTTGATGTTCAATCTCACGGATCAGGTGCGGGAGCAGATTCAGCACACGCTCTACAAGCTGCTGGTGCAGCGGAGGTCGGTGTTCTTTTAG
- a CDS encoding 30S ribosomal protein bS22, producing the protein MGSVIKKRRKRMAKKKHRKLLKRTRVQRRNKK; encoded by the coding sequence GTGGGCTCTGTAATCAAGAAGCGGCGTAAGCGGATGGCGAAGAAGAAGCACCGCAAGCTGCTGAAGCGGACGCGTGTCCAGCGTCGTAACAAGAAGTAA
- a CDS encoding ECF subfamily RNA polymerase sigma factor, BldN family, whose protein sequence is MYPHVGVDASGLATLRESIATLKETLRGCVPPAFGVPAFATATPVGACYALADGGTTVGRRGRTTAPAARRPAADSDSARMMDLVERAQAGEAEAFGCLYDQYSDTVYRYIYYRVGGKATAEDLTSETFLRALRRIGTFTWQGRDFGAWLVTIARNLVADHFKSSRFRLEVTTGEMLDANEVERSPEDSVLESLSNAALLDAVRRLNPQQQECVTLRFLQGLSVAETARVMGKNEGAIKTLQYRAVRTLARLLPEDAR, encoded by the coding sequence GTGTACCCACACGTCGGGGTTGACGCCTCGGGCCTGGCTACGCTGCGCGAATCGATCGCAACGCTCAAGGAAACGCTGCGCGGCTGTGTCCCCCCCGCGTTCGGCGTCCCCGCCTTCGCCACCGCCACCCCCGTCGGCGCGTGCTACGCGCTCGCCGACGGGGGCACCACCGTCGGCAGACGGGGCCGTACGACCGCGCCCGCGGCCCGCCGTCCCGCCGCGGACAGCGACAGCGCCCGGATGATGGACCTCGTCGAGCGGGCCCAGGCCGGCGAGGCCGAGGCGTTCGGCTGTCTGTACGACCAGTACAGCGACACCGTCTACCGGTACATCTACTACCGCGTGGGCGGCAAGGCCACCGCCGAGGACCTGACGAGCGAGACGTTCCTGCGCGCGCTCAGGAGGATCGGCACCTTCACCTGGCAGGGCCGCGACTTCGGCGCCTGGCTGGTGACGATCGCCCGCAACCTCGTCGCCGACCACTTCAAGTCGAGCCGCTTCCGCCTGGAGGTGACGACCGGCGAGATGCTGGACGCCAACGAGGTCGAGCGCTCCCCGGAGGACTCCGTCCTGGAGTCCCTGTCGAACGCCGCGCTCCTGGACGCCGTCCGCCGGCTCAACCCCCAGCAGCAGGAGTGCGTGACACTGCGGTTCCTCCAGGGCCTGTCGGTCGCGGAGACCGCGCGGGTGATGGGGAAGAACGAGGGCGCGATCAAGACGCTCCAGTACCGCGCCGTCCGCACGCTGGCCCGGCTCCTGCCGGAAGACGCGCGGTAA
- a CDS encoding helix-turn-helix domain-containing protein codes for MAADRPLNEVVFLTVAEVAAVMRVSKMTVYRLVHSGHLPAIRVGRSFRVPEQAVHEYLRESYVGVETA; via the coding sequence ATGGCAGCTGATCGGCCTCTCAACGAGGTTGTGTTCCTTACCGTGGCGGAAGTCGCCGCGGTGATGCGCGTCTCCAAGATGACCGTGTACCGCCTGGTGCACAGCGGTCATCTGCCCGCGATCAGGGTGGGGCGGTCCTTCCGCGTCCCCGAACAAGCGGTGCACGAGTACCTCCGCGAGAGCTATGTGGGGGTGGAAACCGCCTGA
- a CDS encoding glutaredoxin family protein has translation MTPLFRRKPSVPRHVTLIGKPDCHLCEDAEAVVARVCGELGVEWEKKDIQQDSALHDAYWEQIPVVLVDGEQHTFWRVDEGRLRKALTR, from the coding sequence ATGACTCCGCTCTTCCGGCGTAAGCCCTCCGTTCCCCGGCACGTCACCTTGATCGGCAAGCCTGACTGTCATCTCTGCGAGGACGCGGAGGCGGTGGTCGCGCGGGTGTGCGGGGAACTCGGGGTGGAGTGGGAGAAGAAGGACATCCAGCAGGACAGCGCGCTGCACGACGCCTACTGGGAGCAGATTCCGGTCGTTCTCGTGGACGGCGAGCAGCACACGTTCTGGCGGGTGGACGAGGGGAGGCTGCGGAAGGCGTTGACCAGGTAG
- a CDS encoding NAD-dependent epimerase/dehydratase family protein, whose protein sequence is MGKVVLVTGVARRLGGRFVRRIQREPDVDRVIGVDAVRPEHDLGDAGFVLADIRQPTIARVLAESGADTVVHMDVTGTPLGSGSRTSVKENNVIGTMQLLGACQKSPGVKRLVVKSSTNVYGSASRDPAVFTESTAAKSLPSGGFAKDAVEVEGYVRGFARRRPDVAVCVLRFANILGPGAETPLASYFELPVLPTVFGYDPRLQFVHEDDVIEVLRIASREPARGTQNCGTFNVAGDGVLLLSQCSRRLGRPTVPLLLPAVTWAGSLVRTLGMTDFSPEQIRLLTHGRVVSTSLMRETLGFTPAYTTAETFADFARSQGPGLLPPERIAGAVDRVAALPPLHLPTPSAN, encoded by the coding sequence TTGGGAAAGGTCGTGCTCGTCACCGGAGTCGCCCGCCGGCTGGGGGGCCGGTTCGTGCGGCGGATCCAGCGGGAACCGGATGTGGACCGGGTGATCGGGGTGGACGCGGTGCGGCCCGAGCACGATCTCGGGGACGCCGGCTTCGTCCTCGCGGACATCCGCCAGCCGACCATCGCGCGGGTGCTGGCCGAGAGCGGCGCCGACACCGTCGTCCACATGGATGTGACCGGCACGCCGCTGGGGAGTGGGAGTCGGACGTCGGTCAAGGAGAACAACGTCATCGGGACGATGCAGTTGCTGGGGGCGTGTCAGAAGTCGCCCGGGGTGAAGCGGCTGGTGGTGAAGTCGAGTACGAACGTGTACGGGTCGGCGTCCAGGGATCCGGCCGTGTTCACGGAGTCGACGGCCGCGAAGTCGCTGCCGAGCGGCGGGTTCGCGAAGGACGCCGTCGAGGTCGAGGGGTATGTGCGGGGGTTCGCGCGGCGGCGGCCGGACGTGGCCGTCTGCGTGCTGCGGTTCGCCAACATCCTCGGGCCCGGCGCCGAGACGCCGCTCGCCTCGTACTTCGAACTGCCCGTGCTGCCGACGGTGTTCGGCTACGACCCCCGGCTGCAGTTCGTGCACGAGGACGACGTGATCGAGGTCCTGCGGATCGCGTCGCGGGAACCGGCGCGCGGGACGCAGAACTGCGGGACGTTCAACGTCGCCGGCGACGGGGTGCTGCTGCTCTCGCAGTGCTCGCGGCGGCTGGGGCGGCCGACCGTGCCGCTGCTGCTGCCCGCCGTCACCTGGGCGGGGTCGCTGGTGCGGACGCTCGGGATGACGGACTTCTCGCCCGAGCAGATCCGGCTGCTGACCCACGGCCGGGTCGTGTCGACGTCCCTCATGCGCGAGACGCTGGGCTTCACACCGGCGTACACCACGGCGGAGACCTTCGCGGACTTCGCGCGCAGCCAGGGCCCCGGGCTGCTGCCCCCGGAGCGGATCGCCGGCGCCGTCGACCGGGTCGCGGCGCTGCCCCCGCTCCACCTTCCGACGCCGAGCGCCAACTGA
- a CDS encoding HAD family hydrolase, with the protein MAALGWLTPRRRSATARSVLAGEASAEAARKSSKEDEQKIKPQDAEPEFPVQGDDKAAAFFDLDNTVMQGAALFHFGRGLYKRKFFETRDLARFAWQQAYFRLAGIEDPEHMQDARDSALSIVKGHRVAELQSIGEEIYDEYLADRIWPGTRALAQAHLDAGQKVWLVTAAPIEIARVIARRLGLTGALGTVAESVDGVYTGKLVGELLHGPAKAEAVRALAAAESLDLTRCAAYSDSHNDIPMLSLVGHPYAINPDAKLRKHARKLDWRLRDYRTGRKAARVGIPAAAGVGAVAGGTAAAIALSRRKR; encoded by the coding sequence ATGGCCGCTCTCGGATGGCTCACTCCCCGTAGGCGCTCAGCCACGGCACGGAGCGTGTTGGCAGGCGAAGCGTCGGCTGAGGCCGCGCGGAAGTCCTCGAAAGAGGACGAGCAGAAGATCAAGCCGCAGGACGCGGAGCCTGAGTTCCCCGTCCAGGGCGACGACAAGGCCGCCGCGTTCTTCGACCTCGACAACACGGTGATGCAGGGCGCCGCCCTGTTCCACTTCGGCCGGGGCCTCTACAAACGGAAGTTCTTCGAGACCCGGGACCTCGCGCGGTTCGCCTGGCAGCAGGCGTACTTCCGGCTGGCCGGCATCGAGGACCCCGAGCACATGCAGGACGCCCGGGACTCCGCCCTCTCCATCGTCAAGGGCCACCGCGTCGCCGAACTCCAGTCGATCGGCGAGGAGATCTACGACGAGTACCTGGCCGACCGCATCTGGCCCGGCACCCGAGCCCTCGCCCAGGCCCACCTGGACGCGGGCCAGAAAGTGTGGTTGGTCACAGCGGCCCCCATCGAGATCGCCCGCGTGATCGCCCGCCGCCTCGGCCTCACCGGCGCCCTGGGAACGGTCGCGGAGTCCGTCGACGGCGTCTACACCGGCAAGTTGGTGGGCGAACTGTTGCACGGCCCGGCAAAGGCGGAGGCGGTCCGAGCCCTGGCGGCAGCGGAATCCCTCGACCTGACCCGCTGCGCCGCCTACAGCGACAGCCACAACGACATCCCGATGCTGTCCCTCGTCGGCCACCCCTACGCGATCAACCCCGACGCCAAACTCCGCAAACACGCCCGCAAGTTGGACTGGCGTCTTCGCGATTATCGGACGGGACGAAAAGCGGCGCGGGTGGGAATCCCGGCGGCGGCAGGGGTAGGAGCGGTTGCAGGCGGAACGGCGGCGGCGATCGCGCTCAGCCGCCGCAAACGCTGA